ATGCACATTCTCAAGAAGCCTGACCTCTCAGATCCCAAGATGCGGGCCAAGCTCGCCAAGGGCATGGGTCACAACTACTACGGAGAGCCTGCCTGGCCGAACGACCTCCTCTATATCTTCCCGGTGGTGATCCTCGGCACCATCGCCTGTGTGGTTGGTCTGGCCGTACTGGATCCAGCGATGCTCGCCGACAAAGCTGATCCCTTCGCAACTCCTCTGGAAATCCTTCCTGAGTGGTACCTCTATCCCGTCTTCCAGATCCTGCGGGTTGTTCCCAACAAGCTTCTGGGCATTGCTTTGCAAACCCTGGTCCCCTTGGGTCTGATGCTCGTTCCTTTCATCGAGAGCTTCAACAAGTTCCAGAACCCTTTCCGACGTCCCGTTGCGATGACCGTGTTCCTGACAGGAACACTGGTCACCATCTATCTCGGTATCGGTGCTGCACTTCCGATCGACAAGTCCCTCACCCTTGGTCTGTTCTGATCACTCGCTTGAGTTCAGTTCACGTACCCCGGCTCGTTGAGCCGGGGTTTTTTATGCGATGGCTGCTCCTTTGGTTGGTCAGTGACCCATCGATTCGTCGAGGTTGAGCATCAGCACATCGTCTGGGTTGACGTGGAGAAAGTGGTGCATCAGCAGAAAACCAACGATGGTCCAGGTTTGATACGTGCGTGACTGCTGTCCAACCCAGGTACCCGTGGGGCCGTCGAAATATTCAGCCCATTGCTGACGTGGTAGCTGGTTGAGATGGCTCCAATAGCACTCGTCCAACAGCGTTTTCATCTCTCCCATCAGCAACACGTCGGCTTGGGGATTTAGCCGTTCGTGCAGAAGGATGGATGCTCCAAAAAACCAGAGCAGGCTCGGCCAGTGGCCTCCGTTGTGATAACTCCAGGGCCAGTTTTTGGGATCGGAGCCCGTTTTGTTCTCCCACTCCACGCCCTCCATGGGGGGATGACAGATCCGCATCGGCATCTGGGCCATGAGGTGATCACGGTTGTGCAGCACCAGTCGGAACAGGGCCCGTTGCTGTGGCGCGGTCAGCAACCCGAACAGGGATGCCAGGGAATTTCCTAAGGAGTAGAAGCGAAAATCCGGTCGTCCGGTGCGCATGTTCCCGATCATGTAACCGCCACGGTTCTCCAGCCAGTCCTGCAACCAGTCGGGGATGACCTGTGGCTGAACGTTGAATTCGTTGTGGTGCTGGTTTTCGCCGTATTGCTCCGTTGGTCGTCGCCGAAGCACTTGCATCGTTTTGCTGGTCACCCAGTAGTGCTTCAGCAAAAACTGCCGCAAGTCATGGGTCCACTGCCGGCTCAGGCGCAGGCGTTCTCCCAGAAGAACGCTGTTCTCGTGGCGTTGGCAGAGTTCCATCAGCCCAACGCAACTGCGAAGCGCTGCGAAGAGCAGCACTTCCACCTCCAATGGCGCACCCCATACGTCCATGGGACGGTCAATCATGAAGGCGCAGTCGGGAACGAACAGCACCGGTGTGCCTTCGAAGCTGGGGTGAAGAACCAGATCGAGCAGCAGTTGTAAACCGCGTTGTACTTCAGGACTGCGACCGAAGTCGGTGTCTCCACTGCGTTTGACGTAGATCCAGCAGAGAATCGGCCACCAGAGGCTTGCATCCACTGAGGTGATGCGACCAATCGAGCGTTGGCCGTAGTCCGCAACCAGCTCTCCTTCTTCCTCCACAAAACTGGTGGGGAAGACACCGCGGGTTTGAACGTTGGTGCTTTGGAGCTGAAGGCTGACGCTCAAAAACTGCTTCACGATGGCGAAGCGTCCTTGCAGCATCAGGTAGATCATCACGGGAACGTTGTCCCGCAGAAAGATCTCGCCGTAGTTGAGGGCGTCGTCAGAGCGGCG
The Synechococcus sp. MU1617 genome window above contains:
- a CDS encoding glycoside hydrolase 100 family protein; its protein translation is MSRRFTEQSQRFRPNSNEEQVLQKAREHFEATLIGVQGELAGSVAAMEHRRSDDALNYGEIFLRDNVPVMIYLMLQGRFAIVKQFLSVSLQLQSTNVQTRGVFPTSFVEEEGELVADYGQRSIGRITSVDASLWWPILCWIYVKRSGDTDFGRSPEVQRGLQLLLDLVLHPSFEGTPVLFVPDCAFMIDRPMDVWGAPLEVEVLLFAALRSCVGLMELCQRHENSVLLGERLRLSRQWTHDLRQFLLKHYWVTSKTMQVLRRRPTEQYGENQHHNEFNVQPQVIPDWLQDWLENRGGYMIGNMRTGRPDFRFYSLGNSLASLFGLLTAPQQRALFRLVLHNRDHLMAQMPMRICHPPMEGVEWENKTGSDPKNWPWSYHNGGHWPSLLWFFGASILLHERLNPQADVLLMGEMKTLLDECYWSHLNQLPRQQWAEYFDGPTGTWVGQQSRTYQTWTIVGFLLMHHFLHVNPDDVLMLNLDESMGH
- the petD gene encoding cytochrome b6-f complex subunit IV, whose protein sequence is MHILKKPDLSDPKMRAKLAKGMGHNYYGEPAWPNDLLYIFPVVILGTIACVVGLAVLDPAMLADKADPFATPLEILPEWYLYPVFQILRVVPNKLLGIALQTLVPLGLMLVPFIESFNKFQNPFRRPVAMTVFLTGTLVTIYLGIGAALPIDKSLTLGLF